In a single window of the Saccharothrix australiensis genome:
- a CDS encoding cytochrome P450, which produces MTETTSSMPLADPGTMGPPQDHARLRAHCPITRVQLPIGVSAWYVTRYEDVRALLGDPRFTRPDITIFPHPTGERPRDVGLTTMMEMPEPAHAKLRRAIAEPFGTRAVQARTDRIRRIADRVLDDFTAANRGRGDLVLGFVEPFPLAVMCDVVGIPYEDRDRFLAPADAALGALSTLEESRRVTGFLRAYVLEVAERKRREPGQDVLTDLVRRWDAGELSREDVVDFGLSMLIAGYRTVTMFLANALVVLLTEPDRLADLRRDRGVMDTAVDELLRYLPVMNSNIVLLAEQDVEVCGQLVRAGEIVLPVIASANRDERAFPGADRLDLRRRPNPHVVFGRGPHSCVGANLARAELAVGLSALLDRFPHLALAVDPTDLSWEDDLPVKSPRRLPVTWRERGTG; this is translated from the coding sequence ATGACCGAGACGACGTCGAGCATGCCGCTGGCCGATCCGGGAACGATGGGGCCGCCGCAGGACCACGCCCGGTTGCGCGCCCACTGCCCGATCACCAGGGTGCAGCTGCCCATCGGCGTCAGCGCCTGGTACGTGACCCGGTACGAGGACGTCCGCGCCCTGCTCGGCGACCCGAGGTTCACCAGGCCGGACATCACCATTTTCCCGCACCCGACCGGCGAGCGGCCCCGTGACGTCGGGCTGACCACCATGATGGAGATGCCCGAGCCGGCGCACGCGAAGCTCCGGCGGGCGATCGCGGAACCGTTCGGCACGCGGGCGGTGCAGGCGCGCACCGACCGCATCCGCCGGATCGCCGACCGCGTGCTCGACGACTTCACCGCCGCCAACCGGGGCCGTGGCGACCTGGTCCTCGGCTTCGTCGAGCCGTTCCCGCTGGCCGTGATGTGCGACGTGGTCGGCATCCCGTACGAGGACCGGGACCGGTTCCTCGCGCCGGCGGACGCCGCGCTGGGCGCGCTGTCCACCCTGGAGGAGAGCCGGCGGGTCACCGGCTTCCTGCGCGCCTACGTGCTGGAGGTCGCGGAGCGCAAGCGCCGCGAGCCGGGTCAGGACGTGCTCACCGACCTGGTCCGCCGCTGGGACGCCGGTGAGCTGAGCCGCGAGGACGTGGTCGACTTCGGGCTGTCCATGCTGATCGCCGGGTACCGGACCGTCACGATGTTCCTGGCCAACGCGCTGGTCGTGCTGCTGACCGAGCCGGACCGGCTCGCCGACCTCCGGCGGGACCGGGGCGTCATGGACACCGCCGTCGACGAGCTCCTGCGCTACCTGCCCGTGATGAACTCCAACATCGTGCTGCTGGCCGAGCAGGACGTCGAGGTGTGCGGGCAACTCGTCCGCGCCGGTGAGATCGTGCTGCCCGTCATCGCGTCCGCCAACCGGGACGAGCGGGCGTTCCCCGGCGCGGACCGGTTGGACCTGCGCCGCAGGCCCAACCCCCACGTCGTGTTCGGTCGCGGCCCGCACAGCTGCGTCGGCGCCAACCTGGCGCGCGCCGAGCTCGCGGTCGGGCTCTCGGCCCTGCTCGACCGGTTCCCGCACCTGGCGCTGGCGGTCGACCCGACCGATCTGTCGTGGGAGGACGACCTGCCGGTCAAGTCACCGCGACGGCTGCCGGTCACCTGGCGCGAACGCGGCACGGGGTGA
- a CDS encoding alpha/beta hydrolase: MDNPLPVVLVHGFWHGSWCWSPVTGELAARGVQSVAVDLDGHGLRGPSPRARWARPFDAEAFATAPSPVADVTASSAAASLADRVRAIGGGRPCLVVAHSMGGVVATALAELAPELVGGLMYVAALAPVSGMPAAAYTTSPENAGEKVGRLLVADPEVLGVARIDVGNPSLRDRIKEGFYGDVDDRTADAAIGLLNSDAPAGIPLEQLTVTEERYGSIPHAYVTCARDYAVPLALQHRFIKEIDAVSASPTAVTELDCSHSPFLSQPVALAEAIAEAANAHRERV; the protein is encoded by the coding sequence ATGGACAACCCCTTGCCTGTCGTCCTGGTGCACGGTTTCTGGCACGGCAGTTGGTGCTGGAGCCCGGTGACCGGAGAACTGGCCGCCCGCGGCGTCCAATCGGTCGCCGTCGACCTCGACGGACACGGCCTGCGCGGCCCCTCGCCACGCGCCCGCTGGGCGCGGCCGTTCGACGCCGAGGCGTTCGCCACCGCGCCGTCACCGGTCGCGGACGTCACGGCGTCCTCCGCGGCGGCCTCCCTCGCCGACCGGGTGCGCGCGATCGGCGGCGGGCGGCCGTGCCTCGTGGTGGCGCACAGCATGGGCGGCGTGGTCGCCACCGCGCTGGCGGAACTCGCCCCGGAACTGGTGGGCGGCTTGATGTACGTGGCCGCGCTCGCGCCGGTGAGCGGGATGCCTGCGGCCGCCTACACCACGTCCCCGGAGAACGCGGGGGAGAAGGTGGGGCGGCTCCTGGTGGCCGACCCGGAGGTGCTCGGCGTGGCGCGCATCGACGTCGGCAACCCGAGCCTGCGCGACCGGATCAAGGAGGGCTTCTACGGCGACGTCGACGACCGCACGGCGGATGCGGCGATCGGCCTGCTCAACTCGGACGCGCCGGCGGGCATCCCCCTGGAGCAGTTGACCGTCACCGAGGAGCGCTACGGCAGCATCCCGCACGCGTACGTGACCTGCGCACGGGACTACGCCGTACCGCTGGCGCTGCAACACCGCTTCATCAAGGAGATCGACGCGGTGTCGGCCTCGCCGACCGCGGTCACGGAACTCGACTGCTCCCACTCGCCGTTCCTGTCCCAGCCCGTCGCGCTCGCGGAGGCGATCGCCGAAGCCGCGAACGCCCACCGGGAAAGGGTGTGA
- a CDS encoding helix-turn-helix domain-containing protein, with translation MDGSGDARELAAVLARLKQRSGLSYQELARRTFTSSSTLHRYCRGTVVPGDFGIVARIAEECAADPDDLARLVRCWQAITRPAPPAGPPPGDSAPADSALAGSVPVKSVLADPVLVDSAPAPNPTVRKGVWRDRLGRVACALVAVLVVTVASAAEPAFTAALDAEVSAVPDWAQAPVAVPSTAFGVTMNSDTGAMPSFRVGALRFWDSGTRWARLEPRRGEFDWTTLDRLLDGAGRAGASPLFVFGGTPGWAAPRARRAAYPDGSRAAPPDDLADWERFVRALVGHARGRIDAYEVWVMANHPHHYDGSAETLVEMTRRASRIIREAAPAATVVCPSVTGLWEPEGHEFLSRFAELGGYQHCDAAGVKLYQRRVQDPPETVLAAVRSAYRTFHRAGVHLPVWNTGTTQTLPLGDPLDERRAADHAVRFYLVGLYSRRFGVERMYFYAWGNSTLPIVLQAEGRPPTPAGLHVERLQRWLDRAEIRSCGHGGRIGMPDNVWQCEFTVPGEDGRPSTAWVRWTHAGEALTPAGPSATHVHHLDGSVTELDRFGAGQVRVAERPVLIRSTG, from the coding sequence GTGGACGGGTCGGGGGACGCGCGGGAGCTGGCGGCCGTGCTGGCACGGCTCAAGCAGCGCAGCGGGTTGAGCTACCAGGAGTTGGCCCGGCGCACGTTCACCAGCAGCTCGACCCTGCACCGGTATTGCCGGGGAACGGTCGTCCCCGGCGATTTCGGGATCGTCGCGAGGATCGCCGAGGAATGCGCGGCCGATCCCGACGACCTCGCGCGGCTCGTCCGGTGCTGGCAGGCGATCACCCGTCCCGCACCGCCCGCGGGCCCGCCGCCCGGGGATTCGGCACCAGCGGATTCGGCGCTCGCGGGTTCGGTGCCCGTGAAATCGGTGCTCGCGGATCCGGTGCTCGTGGATTCGGCGCCGGCGCCGAATCCCACCGTGCGGAAGGGGGTGTGGCGCGATCGCCTGGGCCGGGTGGCGTGCGCGCTCGTGGCGGTGCTGGTGGTCACCGTCGCCAGCGCCGCCGAGCCGGCTTTCACGGCCGCGCTGGACGCCGAGGTGTCGGCCGTACCGGACTGGGCGCAGGCGCCGGTGGCGGTGCCGTCGACGGCGTTCGGCGTCACGATGAACAGCGACACCGGCGCGATGCCTTCGTTCCGCGTCGGCGCGCTGCGGTTCTGGGACAGCGGGACCCGGTGGGCGCGGCTGGAGCCCCGGCGCGGCGAGTTCGACTGGACCACGCTCGACCGCCTGCTCGACGGTGCCGGGCGCGCCGGGGCGTCGCCGCTGTTCGTGTTCGGCGGCACGCCGGGCTGGGCGGCGCCGCGGGCGCGCAGGGCCGCCTACCCGGACGGTTCCCGCGCCGCGCCGCCGGACGACCTGGCCGACTGGGAGCGGTTCGTGCGCGCCCTGGTCGGCCACGCGCGCGGCCGGATCGACGCGTACGAGGTGTGGGTGATGGCCAACCACCCGCACCACTACGACGGGAGCGCGGAAACGCTGGTCGAGATGACCCGCAGGGCGAGCCGGATCATCCGGGAGGCCGCTCCCGCGGCGACCGTGGTGTGCCCGTCCGTGACCGGCCTGTGGGAGCCGGAGGGGCACGAGTTCCTGTCGCGCTTCGCCGAACTGGGCGGGTACCAGCACTGCGACGCGGCCGGGGTGAAGCTCTACCAGCGGCGCGTCCAGGACCCGCCGGAGACCGTGCTGGCCGCCGTGCGGTCGGCGTACCGCACGTTCCACCGGGCCGGGGTGCACCTGCCGGTGTGGAACACCGGGACCACCCAGACGCTGCCGCTGGGCGACCCGCTCGACGAGCGGCGCGCGGCCGACCACGCCGTGCGCTTCTACCTCGTCGGGCTGTACTCGCGCCGGTTCGGGGTGGAGCGGATGTACTTCTACGCCTGGGGAAACAGCACGCTGCCCATCGTGCTCCAGGCGGAGGGCAGGCCGCCCACCCCCGCCGGGCTGCACGTCGAGCGGTTGCAGCGGTGGCTGGACCGGGCGGAGATCCGGTCCTGCGGCCACGGCGGGCGGATCGGGATGCCGGACAACGTGTGGCAGTGCGAGTTCACCGTGCCCGGTGAAGACGGGCGTCCGAGCACGGCGTGGGTCCGGTGGACGCACGCGGGGGAGGCGCTGACCCCGGCCGGGCCGTCCGCGACGCACGTGCACCACCTGGACGGGTCCGTCACCGAACTCGACCGGTTCGGCGCCGGGCAGGTCCGGGTGGCCGAGCGCCCCGTGCTGATCCGGAGCACCGGTTGA
- a CDS encoding DUF7224 domain-containing protein, which produces MTPLLIALRRGSTPIALPAMVLLGICAGSRGDGWSADWGRASGQLQQHGVLLVPLTATLAGWDMSRDRRTSSPLLVHTYPRSPLAWLLVNCVGALIAGVAAWVATFAVTAVDVRGTGGPHWSVVLLGPFCLVPAVLVGAVAGRYLPRYLTAPISAVAVWLALAFGSSSTDPLVARLSTVHRECCDVASQPVPATVTGQWLWITALAVAALAALTLSNPARAVPPAVMAVATAVAAVTLIQSTGARLTEARPPAAEVCGSRDDVTVCMWPEHAEDVDAWLDAAGRYRVLFADLDAHSQLHLENGLRPGAAAQRVGPVRPGTTEADLVTALARALVPPPPRCAATGRGAGPYPAAATRALLNGWLAKRIRPDVPAAQLVPPDQVAQLDRLISSSGDQQRRWYGQLVTAHRDCVTPPPTLP; this is translated from the coding sequence ATGACGCCGTTGTTGATCGCCCTGCGACGCGGCAGCACTCCGATCGCGTTGCCCGCCATGGTCCTGTTGGGCATCTGCGCCGGCAGTCGTGGTGACGGCTGGTCGGCGGACTGGGGTAGGGCGTCCGGACAACTGCAGCAGCACGGTGTGCTGCTGGTGCCGCTCACCGCGACCCTCGCCGGCTGGGACATGTCGCGCGACCGCCGCACCAGCTCGCCGCTGCTGGTCCACACCTATCCGCGATCGCCACTGGCGTGGCTCCTGGTCAACTGCGTCGGCGCGCTGATCGCCGGTGTCGCGGCCTGGGTCGCCACGTTCGCGGTCACGGCCGTGGACGTGCGGGGCACGGGTGGTCCTCACTGGTCGGTGGTGCTCCTGGGACCGTTCTGCTTGGTGCCCGCGGTGTTGGTCGGCGCGGTCGCCGGGCGGTACCTCCCGCGTTACCTGACCGCGCCGATCTCGGCGGTGGCAGTGTGGTTGGCCTTGGCCTTCGGCTCCAGCAGCACCGATCCGTTGGTGGCGCGGCTGAGCACGGTGCACCGGGAGTGCTGCGACGTCGCTTCGCAGCCGGTGCCCGCCACCGTGACGGGCCAGTGGCTGTGGATCACCGCGCTGGCGGTGGCGGCCTTGGCCGCGCTCACCCTGTCCAACCCCGCCCGTGCCGTGCCGCCGGCGGTGATGGCGGTGGCGACGGCGGTGGCCGCGGTGACCCTGATCCAGAGCACCGGAGCGCGGTTGACCGAGGCCCGCCCACCCGCCGCCGAGGTGTGCGGAAGCCGTGACGACGTAACGGTGTGCATGTGGCCCGAGCACGCCGAGGATGTCGACGCCTGGTTGGACGCGGCAGGCAGGTATCGCGTGCTGTTCGCCGATCTTGACGCACATTCGCAGCTACACCTGGAAAACGGACTACGGCCGGGTGCCGCCGCACAACGGGTCGGGCCTGTTCGCCCTGGCACGACAGAAGCGGATCTGGTGACGGCGCTTGCGCGCGCACTCGTCCCGCCACCGCCGCGATGTGCTGCCACCGGGCGAGGCGCCGGGCCCTACCCGGCAGCGGCCACCCGAGCGCTGCTCAACGGATGGTTGGCGAAGCGCATCCGCCCCGACGTGCCGGCCGCTCAGCTGGTGCCGCCGGACCAGGTGGCGCAACTCGACCGGCTGATCAGCAGTTCAGGTGACCAACAACGCCGGTGGTACGGGCAGCTCGTCACTGCCCACCGCGACTGCGTCACACCTCCCCCGACGCTGCCGTGA
- a CDS encoding AAA family ATPase: MELTRRVGIAPAIVNRPDVLLLDEPTVGLDPRRRRALRALIPALGRDRAVVLSTHLTEDLAATADRVVVLDEGVVRFSGTVDEFTGGKGNGAAQIDSAYEALVESGDDR, from the coding sequence GTGGAATTGACTCGCCGAGTCGGAATCGCCCCGGCGATCGTCAACCGGCCCGACGTGCTCCTGCTCGACGAGCCGACCGTCGGGCTCGACCCCCGCCGGCGGCGCGCACTGCGAGCGCTGATCCCCGCTCTCGGGCGGGACCGGGCAGTTGTCCTCAGCACGCATCTCACCGAGGACCTGGCCGCGACCGCCGACCGCGTCGTGGTCCTGGACGAGGGAGTGGTGCGGTTCAGCGGCACGGTCGACGAGTTCACCGGCGGCAAGGGCAACGGGGCCGCGCAGATCGATTCGGCGTACGAAGCGCTGGTGGAGTCTGGGGATGACCGATGA